Proteins encoded together in one Penaeus vannamei isolate JL-2024 chromosome 9, ASM4276789v1, whole genome shotgun sequence window:
- the LOC113810021 gene encoding uncharacterized protein yields MFTMASLNFHVAFLLALFGAGEFSVYYSKVTFLNHGTYTKLRHVAHTVASFTKCGFYCNSQPGCALYCVQDLQCIMYGASSNASSELSKIENFSSMKCFSKMVSPFQVFHENGLPVNASDSETATEIPNNTNTTQKVTFPPEFSEAKTDGFETLAGSGSITTATINARTEIASTEGSNTQPTIGTQLKASTASVSNTEASNIDSEPEGESSEESG; encoded by the exons ATGTTTACGATGGCCTCACTCAATTTTCACGTGGCATTTCTGCTGGCCCTGTTCGGTGCCGGTGAATTTTCTGTCTACTATTCAAAG GTTACGTTTCTTAACCATGGAACATATACCAAACTACGGCATGTCGCTCACACCGTTGCCTCTTTTACGAAATGTGGCTTCTATTGCAACAGTCAACCTGGCTGTGCCCTTTATTGTGTTCAAG ATTTACAATGTATCATGTACGGTGCCTCCAGTAACGCTAGCAGTGAATTGTCGAAAATTGAAAACTTTAGCTCCATGAAGTGTTTTTCCAAGATGGTTTCTCCATTTCAAGTGTTTCATGAAAATGGATTGCCAGTGAATGCCTCTGATAG CGAGACTGCCACAGAGATACCCAACAATACTAACACAACACAAAAGGTCACATTTCCTCCGGAATTTTCTGAAGCAAAAACGGACGGCTTTGAGACCCTGGCTGGCTCAGGATCCATTACCACAGCGACTATAAATGCGAGGACCGAAATCGCATCAACTGAAGGTTCAAACACCCAACCCACAATAGGAACTCAGTTGAAAGCCTCTACAGCATCAGTGAGTAACACGGAGGCCAGCAATATTGATTCAGAACCTGAGGGAGAGAGCAGCGAGGAATCcgggtaa
- the LOC113810027 gene encoding uncharacterized protein: MYSENVPDTGHPVFLYRATQEGKGCGCPSFFSFHVEMLLMMSKENRKTWILPIMVLSLFRFSQTSDNTRGHIANESSFKTIELSKISTEAPSPLLISSNHSHLPTTVNKHHTSLDNTSTVTPYFFGRVPLKFLFLIHVIRFCKREPGSFKHYQIKSRLCRNTGAVRSYHKKTLYFCFREYRRLYGDKDFPSPFTFPLGPGSSVKIYHQEIFASMCLPHFQRNNMCIERKYMTFCFDEMIVFLHSKSCIRPSDEDKHFEILLAYTNLVMDYECFQNICNGFFRVIERNINGIRVIVWRLVEEERKCQYLYHYKHILNFFVNESRVRFVITGNIYFPSCYAMHYAMWLGDPEAVGLNVFWDYLPLWCRAREIILVTFVASIGIIGTLGNLLTMVVMVKSDHRDASRMLRTSLAFSDLLTSVFVLIPAFVDHLRPVIRHSDFQENYLISEYVTGNTQTLSTSGFKQLIPVTHGFRIFQGFIFGLCSVVSLLTLFLLSVERFIITGRALHYHDYLTVHRVKFIIILIWIIAFMDILFFMFDGKGNFEVTFSTLLKLPIPISGGKFNKGMQWLTSFQIFLLGLLCTSTIIISVISMGIFTRKQVRVREKWKRMNMRVSGPFQEENRYILVTLCMLSLFFMISTVLRGIVLIFIQLGFRFANDELVDYFSWWLFLSGNAWNPMIYNMRSQEFKQEVNKALHSIMPMWLKKRMGCSGRHTITRVEEESQMRMLRKLNLIYQ; this comes from the exons ATGTACTCCGAAAACGTTCCCGACACAGGGCATCCTGTTTTCTTGTACAGAGCAACACAGGAAGGCAAAGGGTGCGGTTGTCCATCTTTCTTCAGCTTCCAC GTTGAGATGCTGTTAATGATGTCAAAGGAAAATCGAAAAACTTGGATTCTGCCAATTATGGTATTATCGCTCTTCAGGTTTTCTCAAACTTCAGATAACACAAGGGGCCATATCGCCAATGAATCCTCCTTCAAGACTATAGAGCTCTCCAAAATATCAACAGAAGCTCCCAGTCCCCTACTGATTTCCTCAAACCATTCACATCTGCCAACCACAGTAAACAAACATCACACGAGCCTTGACAATACCTCCACAGTCACCCCTTATTTTTTTGGGCGTGTACCTTTAAAATTCCTGTTCTTGATACATGTGATTAGGTTTTGTAAAAGAGAACCAGGTTCATTCAAACATTATCAAATTAAATCGAGACTGTGTAGGAACACTGGCGCAGTTAGATCATATCATAAGAAGACACTGTATTTCTGCTTCCGTGAGTATAGGCGACTCTATGGTGACAAAGATTTCCCATCGCCTTTCACTTTTCCATTAGGTCCAGGAAGCTCAGTAAAGATATATCACCAGGAAATATTCGCGAGCATGTGTCTTCCTCATTTCCAGAGGAATAATATGTGCATTGAGAGAAAATACATGACCTTCTGCTTTGATGAAATGATTGTGTTTCTCCACAGTAAGAGTTGTATTCGACCTTCAGACGAGGATAAGCATTTCGAGATTCTCTTGGCATACACCAACTTGGTAATGGATTATGAATGCTTTCAGAATATATGCAATGGCTTCTTTAGAGTcattgaaagaaatataaatggaatCAGAGTAATAGTATGGAGGctagtggaagaagagaggaagtgtcaatacttatatcattataaacACATACTGAATTTTTTTGTTAATGAAAGTAGGGTACGATTTGTCATAACAGGGAATATATATTTTCCGTCCTGTTACGCAATGCATTATGCCATGTGGCTTGGTGACCCTGAGGCAGTGGGACTCAATGTATTCTGGGATTATTTACCCTTGTGGTGTCGTGCAAGAGAAATCATTCTAGTTACTTTTGTGGCGAGTATTGGAATAATTGGAACACTGGGAAACCTTTTGACAATGGTAGTGATGGTTAAGAGTGATCACCGGGATGCATCTAGAATGCTTCGTACATCCTTAGCCTTCTCAGATCTTTTAACTAGTGTCTTTGTTCTCATTCCAGCCTTTGTTGATCATTTAAGGCCAGTCATTAGGCATTCAGACTTTCAGGAAAATTACTTAATTTCTGAATATGTTACAGGTAATACACAGACACTATCAACCAGTGGATTCAAGCAGCTCATCCCAGTTACCCATGGCTTCCGAATCTTCCAGGGATTCATATTTGGCCTATGTTCAGTGGTATCTcttctcacactctttcttttaAGTGTTGAGAGATTTATAATAACAGGTCGCGCACTTCACTACCATGATTATTTAACTGTTCATCGAGTCAagttcattatcatcttgatctgGATTATTGCTTTCATGGAtatccttttctttatgtttgATGGAAAGGGCAATTTTGAAGTTACGTTTTCCACTTTGCTGAAACTTCCTATTCCAATATCAGGAGGAAAATTTAATAAAGGAATGCAATGGCTCACCTCTTTCCAGATCTTCTTACTAGGCTTGCTGTGCACATCAACCATAATAATTTCTGTTATATCCATGGGCATATTCACACGGAAGCAAGTAAGAGtaagggaaaaatggaagagaatgaaCATGAGGGTTTCAGGTCCATTTCAAGAGGAGAACCGTTACATACTGGTGACTCTGTGCATGTTGTCTCTCTTCTTCATGATATCTACAGTGCTGCGTGGAATTGTGCTAATATTCATCCAGCTTGGTTTTAGATTTGCCAATGATGAGCTTGTGGATTATTTTAGCTGGTGGTTGTTTCTTTCTGGAAATGCCTGGAATCCAATGATTTATAACATGCGAAGTCAAGAATTCAAACAGGAAGTGAATAAAGCACTTCACTCAATAATGCCAATGTGGTTAAAGAAAAGAATGGGATGTTCTGGGAGACACACAATAACAAGAGTAGAGGAGGAGTCTCAGATGAGGATGCTTAGAAAGCTGAATTTAATTTATCAGTAA